The DNA window GAAAAAGGATGGTTTACGGCTTCCCCCTGAGGAGCCGAAAACTATGGTAGAATCCGTGCAGGAAAAACCTGCGGGCAAGGAGAGAAGCAAATTGAAAAGGCAAATTGACGCTGATTATGAAAGTCTATTTTTCAAAAAGACTGATACAAATGCTCGTGATGGGAAGACGGTATATATCCAGCCTGATTTTCACGAAAAGCTATCACGTATTGTCCAGGTTATAGGTGAAGATAAACTAACTATTTACACCTATCTGAACAATGTACTGGAATACCATTTTTTGGAATTTGGGGAGCAGATCACCAAAAGTTTTAATGAGAAATATAAACCTATTTTATAGTTATGGAAAGCTTGATACTCATATGCCTGGTGATTGTGATTCTTCTTCTGATACATGATAAAATCTTTCCCAAGAAAACTATAAGTCAGAAAAAACCTGAAGAGAGTCATACAGTCGGATTTTCGGATATCATGGGGAAAACCAGAAGTGTTTCCCGCCTTTCACTGCCATTATCGGACAAAAGTAGCCAAACGAAAAAAGTGGATGGATCAGCTGTTACCTTTGAATCAGAAACCGGTGGGAATTCTACCGGGATTGAAATTCCGCAGGAAGAAGAGGAAGAAGTTTTCAGGGTGATGCCTGACTTTGAAGAAGAAGAGGAAGAATGGAGAATAGACGGACTTTCGGAAGGCGGCCAAGGTTTTGCTATGGGGGTTACCTTTGAGGAACTAA is part of the Chryseobacterium paludis genome and encodes:
- a CDS encoding DUF3408 domain-containing protein, with amino-acid sequence MEKENSKKAGPDINEELMMSLMAEGVKKDGLRLPPEEPKTMVESVQEKPAGKERSKLKRQIDADYESLFFKKTDTNARDGKTVYIQPDFHEKLSRIVQVIGEDKLTIYTYLNNVLEYHFLEFGEQITKSFNEKYKPIL
- a CDS encoding conjugal transfer protein TraD; this translates as MESLILICLVIVILLLIHDKIFPKKTISQKKPEESHTVGFSDIMGKTRSVSRLSLPLSDKSSQTKKVDGSAVTFESETGGNSTGIEIPQEEEEEVFRVMPDFEEEEEEWRIDGLSEGGQGFAMGVTFEELSAVGVLLLKEKPGASEIEEAADIVQRIQGTELLSLLESSMKGASEKIAQLLDRSIARESTSFSSIMRNGNLDQFDIGEFV